One part of the Aurantibacillus circumpalustris genome encodes these proteins:
- a CDS encoding SpoIIE family protein phosphatase codes for MLCKLSLYGQVKSIDAIINQKVKETNKRIDSMLLAVKAASHDSIKLRLYNSICEICHSDDVIKYATPMLEMTNRLLSTIKDTVQRKELLHYKASALVSFCEGRIGNDKSLEYSQQALTTYEELKDWENIIRTRVAIANMYKDQGNIIMQLECLQEGLQIAKKADYKKGMSQFLVQIMFLYAAQGDTAQALNYLEKASVLEKEINDSTRWARGYFLIGKFYAGIFHFDKAIEYYNKSIERYEKEQNKNALPQIYMKKADVYVEKHDYILALQNAEKANRLAEEADDFRTIFWSLVTKGEIYAMQNDYVNALKIHLSTLKIVERLGAEDPIAIICGMLANDYFGQKNYAQAKLYSDRSLQIMIKNNAGAQNLMKSEKLAYRIDSTTKDFKGAFLHYQNFKKLDAKLNNEDVHKAAAREKFQSDLEMQKMMGQMTQEKQEMKYNEDKKKQRIILYSVSLGLLLLLLLVVFIFRGLRQKQKANKELLQKNEVIVQQKHLVEEKQKEITDSITYAKRLQEAILPPKEFVNKHVPDNFILYRPKDIVAGDFYWAECVGSKFFIAAADSTGHGVPGAMVSVVCSNALNRSVKEFGLRETGKILDKTRELVIETFEKSTSEVKDGMDISLLCIDRQNQKVYWSGANNPLWYIQNNELKEIKADKQPIGKTDHAKPFTTHELEYKENTIFYLFTDGLADQFGGPNGKKFKYKQFSDLLLQHSNLDPEQQTLLIDKVFSEWKGELEQVDDVCVIGIKI; via the coding sequence CATGTTGCTAGCTGTAAAAGCTGCATCACACGACAGTATAAAATTGCGCTTGTATAACTCAATTTGTGAAATATGTCACAGCGACGACGTTATAAAATACGCAACGCCCATGTTAGAAATGACTAATCGACTTTTATCCACAATTAAGGACACAGTCCAGAGAAAAGAATTATTACACTATAAGGCTTCAGCACTAGTCTCTTTCTGTGAAGGCAGAATTGGCAATGACAAGTCTTTAGAATATAGTCAACAAGCTCTTACTACATATGAAGAACTTAAAGATTGGGAAAACATTATAAGAACAAGAGTTGCTATTGCTAATATGTACAAAGATCAAGGAAACATTATTATGCAATTAGAATGTTTACAAGAAGGGTTGCAGATTGCAAAAAAAGCAGACTATAAAAAAGGAATGTCTCAGTTCTTGGTTCAAATTATGTTTCTCTATGCCGCACAAGGTGATACTGCGCAAGCCTTAAATTATCTTGAAAAAGCTTCTGTTTTAGAAAAAGAAATTAACGACTCTACCCGCTGGGCACGAGGCTATTTTCTAATTGGAAAATTTTACGCAGGGATTTTTCATTTTGATAAAGCAATCGAATATTATAACAAGTCCATCGAACGTTACGAAAAAGAGCAAAACAAAAATGCTTTACCTCAAATATATATGAAAAAAGCTGACGTTTATGTTGAAAAACACGATTACATTTTGGCTTTACAGAACGCCGAAAAAGCGAATCGTTTGGCAGAAGAAGCCGATGATTTTCGTACCATATTTTGGAGTCTTGTAACAAAAGGAGAAATATATGCGATGCAAAATGATTATGTAAACGCACTCAAAATTCATCTCAGTACATTAAAAATAGTAGAGCGCTTAGGAGCTGAAGACCCAATTGCCATAATCTGTGGAATGCTTGCCAACGATTACTTTGGACAAAAAAATTATGCTCAGGCAAAATTATATTCAGATCGCTCTCTGCAGATTATGATTAAGAACAATGCCGGAGCACAAAATTTAATGAAATCAGAAAAACTTGCTTATCGTATTGACTCTACAACTAAGGATTTTAAAGGTGCTTTTTTACATTATCAAAATTTTAAAAAACTAGATGCAAAACTCAACAATGAAGATGTTCATAAAGCAGCGGCGCGTGAAAAATTTCAGAGCGATTTGGAGATGCAAAAAATGATGGGTCAAATGACGCAAGAGAAACAAGAAATGAAGTATAATGAGGATAAGAAAAAACAGCGCATTATACTTTATTCTGTGAGCCTAGGATTATTATTGCTTCTACTATTGGTTGTGTTTATTTTTAGAGGCTTGAGACAAAAACAAAAAGCTAATAAAGAATTACTACAAAAAAATGAAGTCATTGTCCAGCAAAAGCATCTCGTCGAAGAAAAACAAAAAGAAATAACCGATAGCATCACCTACGCCAAACGTTTACAGGAAGCCATTCTACCACCAAAAGAATTTGTGAATAAACATGTGCCAGATAATTTTATTCTTTATAGACCAAAGGATATTGTCGCCGGTGATTTTTATTGGGCTGAATGTGTCGGAAGCAAATTCTTTATTGCAGCCGCAGACAGCACTGGGCACGGTGTTCCTGGCGCCATGGTTTCTGTAGTTTGCAGTAACGCTTTAAACCGAAGCGTAAAGGAATTTGGATTAAGAGAAACTGGAAAAATTCTTGATAAAACACGAGAACTTGTCATAGAAACCTTTGAAAAAAGCACCAGCGAAGTAAAAGACGGCATGGATATTTCGCTGCTTTGCATTGATAGACAAAATCAAAAAGTGTATTGGAGTGGCGCAAATAATCCGCTTTGGTATATTCAAAACAATGAACTCAAAGAAATTAAAGCCGATAAACAACCTATTGGTAAAACTGATCATGCAAAACCATTTACCACGCACGAACTAGAATACAAAGAAAACACCATCTTCTATTTATTTACAGATGGTCTTGCAGATCAATTCGGCGGGCCAAATGGCAAAAAATTTAAGTACAAACAATTTTCAGATTTGTTATTACAACACTCTAATTTAGACCCAGAACAACAAACTTTACTCATTGACAAAGTGTTCTCTGAATGGAAAGGAGAGTTAGAGCAAGTAGATGATGTGTGTGTGATTGGTATAAAAATTTAG